The Flaviramulus sp. BrNp1-15 genome has a window encoding:
- a CDS encoding alpha-L-arabinofuranosidase C-terminal domain-containing protein has protein sequence MKQSFLKHTFFIGLIVSGFVSCKDKVDEENVSETTSTSNKTVNLVVDLKDTGIKIQPTMYGIFFEDINFSADGGLYAELIKNRSFEFPDAKMGWKQPNSARPSLNGNSGFAKITNYVTPKGGNKKYSHTVVHNDDNYELINEGFRGIGLKQGKRYDLSVMMAHNEGIEKINFSLVDSTGIILASTDFKPKNDDWKTYEAVLMPNKTEAKAMLKITFEGTGSVDLDMISLFPQDTWKGRKKGLRKDLVELLDDLNPGFLRFPGGCIVEGRSLAQRYQWQKTVGPVLERELLINRWNNLFDHRPAHDYFQSFGLGFFEYFQLSEDLGAEPIPILGCGMACQFNTGELVPLENLDPYVQEALNLVEFANGDIETPWGKLRSEMGHPEPFNMKYLGIGNEQWGPEYFERYEVFVKAISEKYPDIIIVSTPGPFPDGDMFDYGWEQLKRLNAALADEHYYRPPEWFRANADRYDSYDRDGVKVFAGEYAAHPKGVDNGPKENNWDAALSEAAFMTGLERNADVVHLTAYAPLMAHEKGWQWAPDLIWFNNLESYGTPNYYVQKLFSNNPGTDLLKITQNGKPLIGQNELFASAVKDVKTNNLIIKAVNTSKENQTIVISTSGTLLKGKGTITILRSDDLLALNSFEKPNNITLLSEEFEIIDEKIVIQLKSQSMNVIKIKI, from the coding sequence ATGAAACAGTCATTTCTAAAACACACATTTTTTATAGGTTTAATAGTCAGTGGATTTGTTAGTTGTAAAGATAAGGTTGATGAAGAAAATGTATCTGAAACCACTTCAACTTCAAATAAAACTGTCAATCTAGTTGTCGATTTAAAAGATACAGGTATAAAAATTCAACCAACGATGTATGGTATTTTCTTTGAAGATATAAATTTTAGTGCTGACGGTGGATTGTATGCTGAACTTATTAAAAATCGTTCATTTGAATTCCCAGATGCAAAGATGGGGTGGAAACAACCAAATAGTGCTAGACCTTCATTAAATGGAAACTCAGGTTTTGCAAAAATCACCAATTATGTTACTCCAAAAGGAGGAAATAAAAAGTATAGCCATACAGTTGTTCATAATGATGATAATTATGAATTAATCAATGAAGGTTTTCGTGGAATTGGGTTAAAACAAGGAAAACGATATGATCTTTCCGTTATGATGGCACATAATGAAGGAATCGAAAAAATCAACTTTTCATTAGTTGATAGTACTGGTATTATTCTTGCTTCGACGGATTTTAAACCAAAAAATGACGATTGGAAAACTTATGAAGCGGTTTTAATGCCTAATAAGACAGAGGCAAAAGCAATGCTTAAAATCACATTTGAAGGTACTGGAAGTGTTGATTTGGATATGATTTCTCTGTTTCCACAAGATACTTGGAAAGGAAGAAAAAAAGGCTTAAGAAAAGATTTAGTAGAACTTTTAGATGACTTAAATCCAGGATTTCTTCGTTTTCCAGGAGGATGTATAGTAGAAGGACGTAGTCTAGCACAGCGTTATCAATGGCAAAAAACAGTAGGTCCTGTTTTAGAGCGCGAACTCTTAATTAACAGATGGAACAATTTATTTGATCATAGACCAGCTCATGATTATTTTCAAAGTTTTGGTTTAGGGTTTTTCGAGTACTTTCAATTATCCGAGGATCTGGGTGCAGAACCTATTCCAATTTTAGGTTGTGGGATGGCTTGTCAATTCAATACAGGGGAATTGGTACCATTGGAAAATTTAGATCCTTATGTACAGGAAGCTTTAAATTTAGTTGAATTTGCTAATGGAGATATTGAAACTCCATGGGGAAAACTAAGGTCTGAAATGGGTCACCCAGAACCCTTTAACATGAAATATCTTGGTATTGGAAATGAGCAATGGGGGCCAGAGTATTTTGAACGATATGAAGTTTTTGTAAAAGCCATTAGTGAAAAATATCCTGATATTATTATAGTCTCCACACCGGGTCCTTTTCCAGATGGAGATATGTTTGACTATGGATGGGAACAATTAAAAAGATTGAATGCTGCTCTAGCTGATGAACACTACTATAGACCACCAGAATGGTTTAGAGCTAATGCAGATCGTTATGATAGTTATGATCGTGATGGGGTTAAAGTATTTGCAGGAGAATATGCTGCACACCCAAAAGGTGTTGACAACGGGCCAAAAGAGAATAATTGGGATGCCGCATTATCTGAAGCTGCTTTTATGACTGGTTTAGAACGTAATGCCGATGTAGTTCATTTAACAGCTTATGCACCTTTAATGGCTCACGAAAAAGGATGGCAATGGGCACCTGATCTTATTTGGTTTAATAATTTGGAGTCTTATGGAACACCAAATTATTATGTGCAAAAATTATTTTCAAACAATCCTGGAACCGATCTTTTAAAAATTACTCAAAATGGTAAACCATTAATCGGTCAAAATGAATTATTTGCTTCCGCAGTAAAAGATGTAAAAACTAATAATCTCATTATAAAAGCTGTTAATACAAGTAAAGAGAATCAAACCATTGTTATTTCTACTAGTGGTACGCTATTAAAAGGAAAAGGAACGATTACAATTTTACGAAGTGATGATTTATTAGCTTTAAATTCATTTGAAAAACCTAATAACATCACTTTATTATCAGAAGAATTTGAAATAATAGATGAAAAAATAGTGATTCAATTAAAGAGTCAATCTATGAATGTGATTAAAATAAAAATATAA
- a CDS encoding ribulokinase, which translates to MKTYVIGLDYGSDSVRAVLIDTQNGAELASEVFWYPKWKEQKYCNAGINQFRQHPLDHIEGLEHTIKSVLSQSHVLPESVVSICIDTTGSSPLPVTKEGTPLALVDSFQENPNALMILWKDHTAVKEANEINELSRSWGGEDYTKYEGGIYSSEWFWAKILHVTREDKAVKEAAYTWMEHCDYMTYMLVDNQDLASFKRSRCAAGHKAMWHESWGGLPDKAFLSQLDPYLADLRDNLYDETYTSDEVAGNLNQKWADKLGLTTNTVIAVGTFDAHSGAVGAKVNRHALVRVMGTSTCDIMVADQEVIGSNCVKGICGQVDGSVIPGMIGLEAGQSAFGDVLAWFKNVLDWPIDNLVMKSSILSEEQKEKLKEEIEANFIRTLAEQAEQIPLEEAVPIALDWVNGRRTPDANQELKAAFTGISLGTKAPHIFKALVNAICFGSKMIVDRFESEGVKIDTVIGIGGVARKSPFIMQTLANVLNMPIKVAESDQAPALGAAIYAAVAAGIYDNVVEASKVMGSDFEAEYFPQANYVKTYANFMKDYKKLGEFVEESIKSKEYEHQI; encoded by the coding sequence ATGAAAACATATGTTATAGGATTAGACTATGGTTCAGATTCTGTAAGAGCTGTATTGATTGATACACAAAATGGAGCAGAGTTAGCATCAGAGGTTTTTTGGTATCCAAAATGGAAAGAACAAAAGTATTGTAACGCAGGAATTAATCAATTTAGGCAACATCCTTTAGATCATATAGAAGGGTTAGAACATACCATAAAATCTGTTCTTTCACAAAGTCATGTTTTACCAGAATCTGTAGTTAGTATTTGTATAGATACAACGGGCTCGTCACCGCTTCCAGTTACAAAAGAAGGAACACCTTTAGCTTTAGTTGATAGTTTTCAGGAAAACCCTAATGCTTTAATGATACTTTGGAAAGACCATACAGCTGTTAAAGAAGCCAATGAAATTAATGAACTATCAAGAAGTTGGGGAGGAGAGGATTATACGAAATATGAAGGTGGAATTTATTCTTCAGAATGGTTTTGGGCAAAAATTTTACACGTAACAAGAGAAGACAAGGCAGTAAAAGAAGCAGCATATACTTGGATGGAACATTGCGATTATATGACTTATATGTTAGTTGATAATCAAGATTTAGCCTCATTTAAAAGAAGTCGTTGTGCTGCTGGTCATAAAGCGATGTGGCACGAAAGCTGGGGTGGTTTGCCAGATAAAGCATTTTTAAGTCAATTAGATCCATATTTAGCAGATTTAAGAGATAATCTTTATGATGAAACATATACATCAGATGAAGTTGCAGGAAATCTAAATCAAAAATGGGCAGATAAATTAGGCTTAACTACTAATACTGTAATAGCAGTTGGTACTTTTGATGCACATTCTGGGGCCGTTGGGGCTAAAGTAAATAGACATGCCTTAGTACGTGTTATGGGAACTTCAACTTGCGATATTATGGTTGCAGACCAAGAGGTTATTGGTAGCAATTGTGTTAAAGGAATTTGTGGGCAAGTAGATGGTTCGGTTATTCCGGGAATGATTGGTTTAGAAGCAGGTCAATCGGCTTTTGGTGATGTCTTGGCTTGGTTTAAAAATGTATTAGATTGGCCAATTGATAATTTAGTTATGAAATCTTCAATCCTTTCTGAAGAGCAAAAGGAAAAACTTAAAGAAGAAATTGAAGCTAATTTTATAAGAACCTTAGCAGAACAAGCAGAACAAATTCCGTTAGAAGAAGCTGTTCCAATTGCTTTAGATTGGGTAAATGGTAGAAGAACACCAGATGCTAATCAAGAATTAAAAGCAGCGTTTACAGGCATATCATTAGGAACAAAAGCGCCACATATATTTAAAGCCTTAGTAAATGCGATTTGTTTTGGTTCAAAAATGATTGTAGATCGTTTTGAAAGCGAAGGTGTAAAAATTGACACTGTTATTGGTATAGGAGGTGTAGCACGTAAATCACCCTTCATTATGCAAACCTTAGCAAATGTATTAAACATGCCTATTAAGGTTGCCGAATCTGACCAAGCACCAGCTTTGGGTGCAGCTATTTATGCAGCAGTAGCAGCCGGAATTTATGATAATGTTGTTGAGGCTAGCAAAGTAATGGGTAGCGATTTTGAAGCCGAATATTTTCCACAAGCTAATTATGTAAAAACTTATGCAAACTTTATGAAAGACTATAAAAAGTTAGGTGAGTTTGTAGAAGAATCTATAAAATCAAAAGAATATGAGCACCAAATATAA
- a CDS encoding MFS transporter — MKSDNQKLSILEKIGYGSGDAAVNVVISSMFLIITFFYTDVYGLKATDMALMFLLVRFIDAITDPLMGLITDKFTTKWGRYRHYFLYLSVPFGLSVFLTFTTPGFDYTGKLIYAYITYIFVTIMFTSVTIPYISLISVLTSDPKEKLSANGYRLFFAKIAAFLVSIVVPILAEKLGKNDIARGYQLAMGLMALMGTLLFLFSFFTTKERVEHVVDKTPLFEQFKLLIKNGQWTLLFGVCFTGTVGYVIRGSVAIFYAKYFLGGDASVQSTFMATGVVAAILAMPASTFITKVYCKVKMFKYTQLAVGIISLVMFFVIKPGDMVLAYILYFILSFVVDLHAPVFWSAIAEAVDYGHAESGKRVSGLSFGGISFAQKAGMGIAGATVGYLLDFFGYIPDAVQSETALVGLALMLTIIPGVFHVIMGLLMFRYKITDTYYEKIKLKLNI, encoded by the coding sequence ATGAAATCAGATAATCAAAAATTAAGCATTTTAGAAAAAATAGGATATGGTTCTGGTGATGCAGCAGTAAACGTTGTAATCTCTTCTATGTTTCTTATTATTACATTTTTTTACACAGATGTATATGGTCTAAAAGCAACAGATATGGCATTAATGTTTCTTTTAGTAAGGTTTATTGATGCAATAACCGATCCTCTTATGGGATTAATAACCGATAAATTCACAACAAAATGGGGTCGATACAGACATTATTTTCTGTATTTATCTGTGCCTTTTGGTTTATCTGTTTTTTTAACATTCACAACACCAGGTTTTGATTATACAGGTAAATTAATATATGCTTACATCACATATATTTTTGTAACTATCATGTTTACATCAGTTACAATACCTTATATTTCATTAATAAGTGTGTTAACTAGCGATCCAAAAGAAAAGTTATCTGCCAATGGTTATCGTTTATTCTTTGCAAAAATAGCTGCTTTTTTAGTTTCTATAGTTGTGCCAATTTTAGCAGAAAAACTAGGTAAAAATGATATAGCAAGAGGATATCAATTAGCTATGGGTTTAATGGCACTTATGGGTACACTTCTTTTCTTATTTAGTTTCTTTACTACTAAAGAACGTGTAGAACATGTTGTAGATAAAACACCTTTGTTTGAGCAATTCAAGTTGTTGATTAAAAACGGACAATGGACCCTCTTATTTGGTGTTTGTTTTACAGGAACTGTTGGTTATGTTATTCGAGGTTCAGTAGCAATTTTCTATGCCAAATATTTCCTTGGAGGAGATGCAAGCGTACAGTCTACTTTTATGGCTACTGGAGTAGTAGCAGCAATTTTAGCAATGCCAGCATCAACATTTATTACCAAAGTATACTGCAAGGTAAAAATGTTCAAATACACGCAGCTAGCTGTTGGTATAATTAGTTTAGTTATGTTCTTTGTTATTAAACCAGGTGATATGGTTTTAGCTTACATATTGTATTTTATCTTATCTTTTGTGGTCGATTTACATGCACCAGTTTTTTGGTCAGCAATTGCAGAAGCTGTTGATTACGGACACGCAGAATCTGGAAAACGTGTTTCAGGTTTGTCTTTTGGAGGTATTTCATTTGCTCAAAAAGCAGGAATGGGAATAGCTGGTGCAACAGTTGGGTATTTGCTAGACTTTTTTGGCTACATTCCAGATGCTGTACAAAGTGAAACAGCATTAGTAGGTTTAGCCTTAATGCTTACTATTATTCCAGGTGTTTTTCATGTGATTATGGGATTGTTGATGTTTCGATATAAAATCACAGATACTTATTATGAGAAAATCAAACTAAAATTAAATATATAA
- a CDS encoding family 43 glycosylhydrolase: MNSLDKNAPIVEQRADPFIYKHTDGYYYFTGSVPTYDRIELRKAKTISELQDAKTFNVWHKHKSGPMSRHIWAPEIHYLDGKWYVYFAASEEEDIWKLRPYVLECQGQDPLRDEWIELGQMQPAEGDNKTFIDFSLDGTVFENKGKRYFCWAEKTGGQFAASNLYLAEMESPIKLKTVQFMLTTPDYDWERIDFWVNEGPAVIKNEGKIYITFSASATGACYCMGMMEAGEDSDLLDRNSWKKSRYPVLQTDEEKSIYGPGHNSFTVDENGNPLSIYHARDYENAVGDPEFVPKSDKRPLEEIIADPLYDPNRHARMMEVKFDANGKPIFQFY; the protein is encoded by the coding sequence ATGAATAGTTTAGATAAAAATGCACCAATTGTAGAGCAACGTGCTGATCCGTTTATCTATAAACATACTGATGGTTATTACTATTTTACAGGTTCAGTCCCTACTTATGATAGAATTGAATTAAGAAAAGCTAAAACGATATCAGAATTACAAGATGCTAAAACATTTAATGTATGGCATAAGCATAAAAGCGGTCCAATGAGTCGTCATATATGGGCACCAGAAATTCATTATTTAGACGGAAAATGGTACGTGTATTTTGCTGCAAGTGAAGAGGAAGATATTTGGAAATTAAGACCTTATGTTTTGGAATGTCAAGGTCAAGATCCATTAAGAGATGAATGGATTGAGCTTGGGCAAATGCAACCTGCAGAAGGCGATAACAAAACATTTATTGATTTTTCTTTAGATGGGACTGTTTTTGAAAATAAAGGGAAGCGATATTTCTGTTGGGCAGAAAAAACAGGCGGACAATTTGCTGCTTCTAATTTATATTTAGCCGAAATGGAATCGCCAATTAAATTAAAAACCGTTCAATTCATGCTAACTACACCAGATTACGATTGGGAACGAATTGATTTTTGGGTGAATGAAGGTCCAGCTGTTATCAAAAATGAAGGAAAGATTTACATTACATTTTCTGCAAGCGCAACTGGAGCATGTTATTGTATGGGTATGATGGAAGCAGGTGAAGATTCAGATTTATTGGATAGGAATTCTTGGAAAAAATCCAGATATCCCGTATTGCAAACCGATGAAGAAAAAAGTATTTATGGTCCAGGACACAACAGCTTCACAGTAGATGAAAATGGAAACCCATTAAGTATTTATCACGCCAGAGATTATGAAAATGCAGTTGGTGACCCTGAGTTTGTTCCTAAAAGTGATAAAAGACCCCTAGAAGAGATTATTGCAGACCCATTATATGATCCAAACCGTCATGCAAGAATGATGGAAGTTAAGTTTGATGCTAACGGTAAACCAATCTTTCAATTTTATTAA